In Streptomyces sp. NBC_00344, the genomic window CAGAGCCCTTGGTCGCGGATGCCGGGATCGGCTTGTCGTGCTTGAGGGCGGTCCATATCTGCTGCGACTTCGCCTCGAGCGGGATCACCCGGTTGAGGTCGGTGGGGTCGTACTGGACCGGCATGGTGACCATGTCGGTCGAACCGGCCCCGATGCCCTTCAGACCGTTCGCGAAGGTCATCAGGCTCTTGACCGAGTTGATGTCGGAGTCGGTGGTGACCGTCTTCGTCGCGGTGTCGGCGAGGCTGTAGAGCTTCTTGGGGCTGGTGAAGATCCCCACGTGCTTGACCTGGTTGATCAGCGCCTTGATGAAGGCCTGCTGCAGCTGTATTCGCCCGAGGTCACTGCCGTCACCGACGCCGTGCCGGGTGCGCACGAGCCCGAGGGCCTGCTCGCCGTTGAGAGTGTGGGTGCCCGCGTCGAGCTTCAGATGGCTCTTGTCGTCGTTGATCGACTTGCTGGTGGTGACCGGCACCCCGCCCAGGTCGTCGATGAGCGTCTGGAATCCGGAGAAGTCGACCTCCAGATAGTGGTCCATGCGGATCCCGGACATCTTCTCGACCGTCTTCACCGCGCAGGCCGGGCCGCCGCTCTCGTACGCCGTGTTGAACATGGTGTGATGCGCGCCACTGACCGTGCCGCCCTTGGACGTGGTGCAGTCCGGGCGGTTGACCAGGGTGTCACGCGGGATGGAGACGACGCTGGCCTTCTTGTGGCCCTGGTAGACATGGACGATCATCGCGGTGTCCGAGCGGGCGCCGCCCTGGTCCTTGCCGTACTTGCTGTTCGAGCCTGCCCGGGAGTCGGAGCCGAGGACGAGAATGTCCTGCGAGCCGTTGTCCACATTGCTGGGACGGTCCTTGCCGAGCTGGGCGTTGATGTCCACGCTCTTGAGGTTGCCGTCGAGCTTGAAGTAGACGAAGCCGAGCCCACCGCCGCCGAGGACGACGACACCTGCCGCCACCCATGCGGTGATGACCAGTGATCTGCGGCGTGCCGAAGGCTTTCTGCGGCGCTGGCCGCTGCCCCGTATTCGGCCGCCCGTCTGCCGCTCACCCATATGTCCTCCAGCTCCTCGTGGTCCGACTGCCCCCTGCCGTGAAAGATGAGGCACGGTGCGCCGTCACTTGTGTGACGACGTGATTCGGAAAAGCGTTGCACAGCGACGGGCGGCCACGGCCCGTGAAGCAGTCGTCCGATTCGACAGGTCGGCTGTCGGAAAAACGTCTCTCACCTGGTGTTTCACAGAGAGACGCCGAGCTGTGCCGGTGCGGTTCCCGGACGCGGGCTGTGGTGAAGGTCTCGGTCGCGCCCGCACGGGTTCGAGGTCGCCCGTCGCCGCACCGGGGACAGAGCAAACCGGCCTGCCGCATCACTTCCGTGACGCGGCAGGCCGGTTGTCGTGTACTGCGGAGGTCAGTCGTTGCCGTTGCCGGGCGAAGGTGTGGTCTTCGCGATCTGCATCAGGAATTCGGCGTTCGACTTGGTCTTCTTCATCTTGTCCAGCAGCAGCTCGATCGCCTGCTGCGAGTCGAGTGCGTGCAGCACCCTGCGCAGCTTCCAAACGATGGCGAGCTCCTCCGAGTTGAGGAGGATCTCTTCCTTACGCGTACCGGACGGGTCGACGTCCACGGCGGGGAAGATGCGCTTGTCGGCGAGCTTCCGGTCGAGCTTGAGCTCCATGTTGCCGGTGCCCTTGAACTCCTCGAAGATCACCTCGTCCATCCGCGAACCGGTCTCGACCAGCGCGGTGGCGAGGATGGTCAGCGAACCGCCGTCCTCGATGTTCCGCGCGGCACCGAAGAAGCGCTTCGGCGGGTAGAGCGCCGTCGAGTCGACACCACCGGAGAGGATGCGGCCGGAGGCCGGGGCCGCCAGGTTGTACGCACGGCCCAGGCGGGTGATCGAGTCGAGCAGCACGACCACGTCGTGACCGAGCTCGACGAGACGCTTGGCGCGCTCGATGGCCAGCTCGGCGACGGTGGTGTGGTCCTCGGCGGGACGGTCGAAGGTCGAGGAGATGACCTCGCCCTTCACCGACCGCTGCATGTCGGTGACTTCCTCGGGCCGCTCGTCGACGAGGACGACCATCAGGTGGCATTCGGGGTTGTTGACCGTGATCGCGTTGGCGATGGCCTGCATGATCATGGTCTTACCGGTCTTCGGCGGGGCCACGATCAGACCACGCTGGCCCTTGCCGATCGGCGCCACCAGGTCGATGATCCGGGTGGTCAGTACGCCCGGGTCGGTCTCCAGACGGAGGCGGTCCTGGGGGTACAGCGGGGTCAGCTTCTGGAACTCCGGGCGCCCGCGCCCGGATTCGGCCGCCATGCCGTTCGCCGAGTCGAGACGGACCAGCGCGTTGAACTTCTCGCGCCGCTCGCCGTCCTTCGGCTGGCGGACCGCACCGGTGACGTGGTCACCCTTGCGCAGACCGTTCTTGCGGACCTGGGCGAGCGAGACATACACGTCGTTCGGCCCCGGCAGGTAGCCGGAGGTCCGGATGAAGGCGTAGTTGTCCAGGATGTCCAGGATTCCCGCGACGGGAATCAGTACGTCGTCGTCCGCGACCTGGGGCGCCTCACCGAACTCCTCGCGGCCACGACGGCCACGACGGTCGCGGTACCGTCCGCGGCGACCGCGGCGACCGCCCTCGAAGTCGTCGTCGTTCTCGTCGGCACGCGGGCCGCTGCCCTGGTTGCCCTGGTTGCCCTGGCGCTGCGGACGCTGTCCGCCGCCCTGCTGCTCCTCGCCCTTGCCCCCGCGGTCACGGCGGTCGCGGTTGCCGCGCTCACCGCGCTCCTGGCGGTCACCGCGGTCCTGACGCTCACCGCGCTCCTGGCGGTCGCCCCGGTCCTGGCGGTCACGGCGCTGGCCGCGGTCCTGGCGGTCACCACGACGGCCCTCGGCGGTGTCGGTGGCCGTCTCGGCCTTGGCCTCGGCCGGAGCCTCGGTCTTCACGTCGGTGGCCGCGGAGCGGTTCTCGGCCTTGGCGGCCTTCGTCTCGGCGGCGGCGGTCGCGCTCTCGGGGCTGCCCGCCTGCGCGGTGGCCCTGCGGCGACGGCGCTCGCCGGCCGGCTGATCGTCACTCGCCGGCTGGCCGGGAATGTCGATCTGCTGCTGCGCGGCGGACTTCTCCGCTGCCGCGGGCTCGTCGCCCGTGCGGGACTTGGAAGTGGCGCGGCGCTTCGGCTTGGCCTCTGCGGTCTCGGCGGCCGGGGCGCTCTTCGGCGCGGAAGAACCGGCCTGCGCCTCCTTGATGACCTCGATCAGCTGGCTCTTGCGCATACGCGCGGTGCCCCTGATGCCGAGGCCGGACGCGACCTGCTGCAGCTCGGCCAGGACCATGCCGTCGAGGCCGGTGCCGGAGCGGCGGCGCCGCGTGGTACTGCCGGTGGCAGCACCGGCGGCGGACGCGGCGTCGACAGACTTGTCGGCGGTCGCGCCCATCAGATCGGTGGTGTCGCTCACGAAGGGTCCTTCCCTGGAGCGGACGTCGGCCTGTCTGGCACGGCGACCGGTTGTGCTGTCCGGCTGCGGTCCGTGATCTTCAGATCGTGAACCGAGTCCGGGGCGGTGGTCCGCCGGGGTACGGCGGAGGACATAACGTGCTTGGGGTCCGGCAGAGGCCGGTTCCGGAGCGTGCTCGCAACTGCTCAGGCAGGCTGCTCAGGCAGTTGGGGAGGCTCCCGGAAGGAAATGCGGTCCCTGATGGGGACACGAAGCACCGCGTCGCAAGGACGTCGAGTGCTGACTTGAGGTTAACACTACCGGATCCAGCAAATATTCCCCCTCTCGTTCACCGGCAATCGGGCGCTCCCTATGTGCCCAGCGGCAGGACGCTCGCACCCGAGGCGTCGAGCGGCAGCCGGTTGGCGGCCCACCCTTCGCCGGCCAGCCGTGCGACCTTGTCGGCCGCACCGTTCTCGACCAGCGCGAGCACCGTGGGGCCCGCGCCGGAGATGACCGCGGGGACGCCGTCCGCCCGCAGCCGGTTGACCAGGGCCACGCTCTCGGGCATCGCCGGAGCACGGTATTCCTGGTGGATTCGGTCCTCTGTGGCGGCGAGCAACAGCTCGGGGCGCCTGGTCAGCGCCTCGACGAGCAGGGCCGCACGGCCCGCGTT contains:
- a CDS encoding LCP family protein, with the translated sequence MGERQTGGRIRGSGQRRRKPSARRRSLVITAWVAAGVVVLGGGGLGFVYFKLDGNLKSVDINAQLGKDRPSNVDNGSQDILVLGSDSRAGSNSKYGKDQGGARSDTAMIVHVYQGHKKASVVSIPRDTLVNRPDCTTSKGGTVSGAHHTMFNTAYESGGPACAVKTVEKMSGIRMDHYLEVDFSGFQTLIDDLGGVPVTTSKSINDDKSHLKLDAGTHTLNGEQALGLVRTRHGVGDGSDLGRIQLQQAFIKALINQVKHVGIFTSPKKLYSLADTATKTVTTDSDINSVKSLMTFANGLKGIGAGSTDMVTMPVQYDPTDLNRVIPLEAKSQQIWTALKHDKPIPASATKGSAGDQGDASKVVTSS
- the rho gene encoding transcription termination factor Rho, giving the protein MSDTTDLMGATADKSVDAASAAGAATGSTTRRRRSGTGLDGMVLAELQQVASGLGIRGTARMRKSQLIEVIKEAQAGSSAPKSAPAAETAEAKPKRRATSKSRTGDEPAAAEKSAAQQQIDIPGQPASDDQPAGERRRRRATAQAGSPESATAAAETKAAKAENRSAATDVKTEAPAEAKAETATDTAEGRRGDRQDRGQRRDRQDRGDRQERGERQDRGDRQERGERGNRDRRDRGGKGEEQQGGGQRPQRQGNQGNQGSGPRADENDDDFEGGRRGRRGRYRDRRGRRGREEFGEAPQVADDDVLIPVAGILDILDNYAFIRTSGYLPGPNDVYVSLAQVRKNGLRKGDHVTGAVRQPKDGERREKFNALVRLDSANGMAAESGRGRPEFQKLTPLYPQDRLRLETDPGVLTTRIIDLVAPIGKGQRGLIVAPPKTGKTMIMQAIANAITVNNPECHLMVVLVDERPEEVTDMQRSVKGEVISSTFDRPAEDHTTVAELAIERAKRLVELGHDVVVLLDSITRLGRAYNLAAPASGRILSGGVDSTALYPPKRFFGAARNIEDGGSLTILATALVETGSRMDEVIFEEFKGTGNMELKLDRKLADKRIFPAVDVDPSGTRKEEILLNSEELAIVWKLRRVLHALDSQQAIELLLDKMKKTKSNAEFLMQIAKTTPSPGNGND